A region of the Agrobacterium sp. RAC06 genome:
CCGAACCGGCCGCCAAGCGGATCCGGTAAGATGATCCGGATCGTGGCCGATACAAACGTTCTCGTCAGCGCTTGTATCGGCCGCGGCCCAGCCTCGAAAGTGATCGAGGCGTGCCTGGACGGGCGTCTCGTCCCTTTTCTGTCCGGTCCACTTCTGCTCGAATACCGCGACGTACTCTCCAGAACAGAGCCTTTTGCGAACGGACGAATGTCCGCCAACGAACGGCTAGCGCTGATGGATATCTTTGTTTCTCGCTGCCAATGGCGGACCGCGCATTTCAAGTGGCGGCCCAATCTCGTCGATGAAGCCGACAATCACCTGCTCGAATTGGCAATCTCGGCCAACGCGCATATACTCGTGACGTCGAACGTCCGAGATTTTGAAAAGGCGGAACTCAGGTTCCCGCACATCAAGATCGAGACACCAGCGGCTACTGTCCGGAGGCTTGAAGATGAACGCTTTAACCGTTGAGCTGAGTTCAGAGGTTCACGAAAAGGTGGATCTGATTGCAGCTGAGAAGGGTGTCTCTCCTGAACGCCTGGTGTCAGAGATGGCCGCGGAAATGGTCAAGCAACATGAAGCCTACCGGCTGTTCGAGGAAATGGCGGCGCGCGGCAAGGGAAGAGAAGCGGAAGCTCTCGAACTTCTTCGGCGTGATTAAACACTCTTTCGATTTCAGACTGTGATTTTGAATGACCTCACCCCTCACCTTTGACGCCGTCGGCCTCGCAGGCGGCGGTAACCGCTGCTACTGGCAGAGCGGCTTCCTCAAGGCCTATAGCGAACATCATCCGCTCAAGCCGCGCTTCTATGTCGCCGTTTCGGCCAGCGCCTATCACGGCGCGATGCACCTTGCCGGCGTCGGCGACCGTGTCAGGGCTTCCGCCTTCGCCTTTGCCGAAAAGGGCCATCGCGGTGTTGACTGGCGGGCGCTCCGGCGGCGGGAATCGCCGCTCGTGGTCGGCGCGCTGTTCCGGCAACTGCTCGCAGACGCGTTTGGCGAACAAGAACTCGCCGCGCTAAAGGCGGCGCCGCCGATGCTGATCCAGCTCTCCGGCCTGCCGGACTGGATGCCCGGTGCGTTCGGTGCACTGGGCTCGATCGGCGCCTACCAGATCGAGAAGCTTCTGACCGACGGCACCCATTCCAAGGCTGGTCTGCGGATGAGATTGCGCCCCACCTGGATCTCGACGCACAATTGCGACTATCCCGGCGAACTGGTCGATGCGCTGATGGCAACCTCGTCCGTGCCGCCCTTCATGCCGGTCGGGCGCGTCAGGGGTCGCGCCTATCTCGACGGCGGCCTCGTCGACAATCCACCGCTGATGAAACTGAGCGAGGTCGAGACCAAGGGCTGGAAGACACTGCTTCTGACCACCCGATTTGGCCGACAGCCGCCTTCCGCCCCCAATCGCGTGGTGGTCGGCCCGAGCGAGGACATCCCGGTCAGCAAGTTCTCTGTCGGCGACGCGGCCGGGATCCGGCACGCCTATGAAGTGGGTTTGCGGGACGGGCTGGCGTTTGCGAGATCCGCATAAACGG
Encoded here:
- a CDS encoding putative toxin-antitoxin system toxin component, PIN family, yielding MIRIVADTNVLVSACIGRGPASKVIEACLDGRLVPFLSGPLLLEYRDVLSRTEPFANGRMSANERLALMDIFVSRCQWRTAHFKWRPNLVDEADNHLLELAISANAHILVTSNVRDFEKAELRFPHIKIETPAATVRRLEDERFNR
- a CDS encoding patatin-like phospholipase family protein; translated protein: MTSPLTFDAVGLAGGGNRCYWQSGFLKAYSEHHPLKPRFYVAVSASAYHGAMHLAGVGDRVRASAFAFAEKGHRGVDWRALRRRESPLVVGALFRQLLADAFGEQELAALKAAPPMLIQLSGLPDWMPGAFGALGSIGAYQIEKLLTDGTHSKAGLRMRLRPTWISTHNCDYPGELVDALMATSSVPPFMPVGRVRGRAYLDGGLVDNPPLMKLSEVETKGWKTLLLTTRFGRQPPSAPNRVVVGPSEDIPVSKFSVGDAAGIRHAYEVGLRDGLAFARSA